The nucleotide sequence ctgggtctgtgacccagcgtTTCATGGTTATTGGTTAATTTATATTCCttgattattgttattcatgGTTTTTGATTCTCAATGTTCTTTActtatgttatattttagtttATAGAATTTAGGTTTCTGTTACTTTGTCTTCTCCGTGTTCCACGTGTAGCCACTCGTCTCCATGTTCCCTCTGTCTTCCCTGTCAGTCGTCTCTATGTCTCAGTGTCTGCATCTCTGTGATTgtctcctgtttcctgttttactttgacagtccctTATTCCTTGTCAGCTTTCCTTGTTTCCCAGTCCCTTGTTACTCCTTTGTATATTTAAGCCCCGTGTTTTCCTTTGCCCTTTGTCGCGTCGTACCTCCCCTTGTTTCTGGTTTCAGAGTTAGTTCCGTGTTTCTAGTTTCTTTGAGTTTTAGTTCAAATTTCTCAGTGTTCTTTTTCTAGTTTTCCAGCTTTTGGACTTTAGTTCAGTTTTTGTGCTTATGTTTTGAACTTAAGGCAGAAGCTGCCTTAAGTTCACTTTTTGTGtccgagtcctgcatttgggtccacctCCTGCCTGCCACTGCCTCACATGACAGCTATGCTGAAAACAATGCACTGCATGTGGCTTGTCATTATATGATAAACCTCTACCTCTCTTCACATCATGATATTCTCCATGATATTGACCTTGTAAGACCAGGTCCCTGAAGTGAACATATAAGTGTAATTACAGTAAGTTAAGAGCACAGGGGAGGTACTGCAGTACCCTGCAGGTTCCTGTTTTCTCGTTTAATCGTCTCCAGCTGGTCCAGAGCTTCTTCATAGCAGTTCTTCAGTTTGAAGAGCTCAGTGCTCAGACTGCGAGACTCTTTCTGCGAGGCCTCCAGCTCCATCTGACACTCGTCAAACTTCAGCTTCCAGTCACTGAGCACCTGCATCAAACCAATGCACAGATTTGTTTCTGAGCACACCTACAGATTATGGGCATTAAAGTGTAACTCTCCAATGTTATAATGGGGAATCGTGCCATATGTCTGACCATGTCAAAGGTGCGTTGCCTCTTGTCCAGAGCCAAAGCTGCAGCGTTGGAGCGCTCCAGTTGGACCATCAGGTCTTCCATCTCTATCTGCAGACgctgtttagttttctccaGTGAGGAGCATTTGGCCTGAGACGCCTCTGCAACTTCTTCGAGAGTCTGCAGTCTCACGACCAGTTTCTTCCTGCAAATACAACAGTTCACCTTATTAAACCTTACCAAAGTCTAAAGTCTAAAGTCAGTAGCTGCTTTGAATCAAACTAGATAAAGAATTTAAACTGTGGTCTTTGCATTGCCCTATAATGTGTTAGAACGGGACCTCAGAGTGACGTGTAGCTACAGCAGTGTTGTCTTACTTTGCTTCCTCCAGCTCCTCTATCCTCAGCACAGCATCAGTCTCATACTTTGCTTTCCACTGAACCCCCTGACTGTTGGCTGTAGACAGCGCCCTCTGCAGTTCAGCCTTAgcttcctgctcctcctccagctgttcCCTGAGGAGGCTGCAGTCGTGTCGGGATGCCTGCACCGCATGAGCCAGCGCCACGCGAgcctaaaacacagacacaggatACATTTGTTCCAATAAAATACCTACAAAAAGGTATTAATAAGAGCACTGTAGTGACCTGATGTGTTACAGGTGTAAGAGTTAAGTATTACTTtgctctcctcctccagctgtttcttcataTCCTCAACATTCTGGCAAACGCCCACCTTCAAGCGCTGGAGCTGAGCAATCGTAGCGTCTCGCTCCTCCAGACGACGTCTGTACTCGGCTGAAAAGACGACAGTCAAAGGTACATGAGTACCATAAGTTTGCTGTATCTTAGACATCAGATATTCATTTATCATTTGTACAATTGTATTTTTGGTAGGTGTATTTACTAAGAATCATGGACAAAACATTTGCTCAGATTCAAAAACTTTCATCatttcagatcaaacattaaaaaaatacagctgtTGTTGGACCTTTTTTATGACTCAGAGGACAGAACACTATCAAGAACAACCCTCAGATACTTAAATTATCCACCAGTTCAATGGTTCACTATTTACTACTGTTAGTGTGATCCTAACAAGGGCTGCATGTTTGTAATGtaagtttttacttttaaggTATTTCATCAGTTGAGCCTGAAATTCTTTTTTTAGATGGACAAAATGAGGAATATCAAACGGGATTTTTTCAAATCTAGCTGTAGAAACCAATACATCGATGTAAGGAAACTAAAGaagttcagttttttaaaattggtGCCATTAAAAGTAGCAAAATCATCTACTAGTGGTTTCGATTTCAGCCACGATTGTAGCGATGGCCATCATCACTAGCTTGAATAAgcttttattaacattttatgAGGTTCTCTTTGTCCTGTTGGCAAAGCTTAAGCTGAGAGGGGAGAGAAATTTTTGGCATCTCAATAATTCTCCATCACCTTTCGCTGTCAATTAATGTTTAATATTATTATGATGATCACtataaaaatcatttttaaatactttttttttctatagagTACATTTTTGTTCTAATAATCTTAACACAACAGACAGGAAGGGGTGCAGAAAGGAGAGGACATCCACACAGAGTGCTGCAAGATGTAGGAGAAAGAAAATTCATGCAGCCTAAAATCATGTGTTTAATCTGCCCCAGTTTAGCCATAAAAATCTGTACAATCAGTGTCTGGAGTGTCTGTGTGCTGTACTGGTTTCTGTGACTGCTCGTGCTTTCTGAGCGTTGACTTCAGACAGTTGTCTCTGCAGCTCATCTGCTCTGCTCCTGCTTTCATTCAGCTGGTCCTCATAAACCCTGCACATCTTCTCCACAGCAGCCTGCACACAGAGAAGATCAATCAACAGAGAAGTCACAGTTAATGTGGTCTAAGAAACATGATCAACGTGTGGTGGTTACAATGTAGAGACTGTAGTAAAACTGAAATCTGGTCCCACTGCACTGCGTTAACATGTTTCACAAAGGTTTAAAGTGTAAACAGGTCAGTGTGTTCAGGCTCCATCATCTTTCACCTTCTACAGTTTACCACTCGGCTAATGGCCATTTTTAAGGTTCTGATAAAGTGATGAAAGTTCATAGCTGAAAGAGCAAGAGCCACCCTTGTTTTGTGCCCTGCCATCAGTTCTTTACAGGGCCAGCAGGACTCAACATGCGAGTAGACTGACACTGATAAACCTGGTGGAGTGGCCCCTTAAGCTGGAGGTCTATTCCTACCTTGGACCTGGAGAGCTGCTCCACGCTGGCAGCCAGGTCATCAGCCTCCAGCCGGAACTCCGCCTTCTCCTTCTCCAGCTTCTGTTTGActctctgcagagcatctaTCTGCTCGCTGAGCTCCGTCACCATGTCCGAGTGCTTCTTCCTCAGGGTGGCTGCTGTTGCCTCATGGTGAAGCCCCGCCTCCTCCAGCTCCCGCCGCAACTTCAGGAAATCTGCCTCTCGCTTCCTGTTCAATAAAACAGTATTTGTGATATTCTGGGTAAATCTCAGCATTGAGATACTAATCCATCCACTGTCAAAGTCTAAAGGTAGGAATTTACATCTGCAGAACAATCCTGATGATCCATGACAGAAGTCCCAAAGATCCTGTGTGCAAGGTTACTTCTCATTATCATTAGGCCTaatctttaacctcctaagacccgaactcttccacgacatgcatttctaatttctctttgatatttgggctgattgggacccggtgaatgtaaaaacaaagaattaccagatttttttttttttacctgatttttgtttctaagaaaaataagagccacatatgaagatattcatttgaaatttcaatagaacagtagcagtataacgtcctcgtaagtggatatcaggcccctGAAGAGCacaattgagtattttggtctaaataacctaaaatgtgatgtccacatatgtggacgccaggtcctaggaggttaagggGTTTCTCTGACATACAGCTACGGCTGTGTTCTTGAGATCCCCATATTAGGGGTCTTTGTTCTTTATGACATTATAAAGTGTCGACGTCTCACAGTAAGTACCTGTGCATACAATGACCATGTTATTTTAAAACAGCCATGATCTGAGCACTATGTATATGACAGAAAGTAAGGAAACACAGGACGGGTCACCTCTAACGTAGCTGCTGTGGCTCTGACTAATGGACCCTAATGGATCCCTTTGATGGAAGTTATAAATCACCGAAGCCTATTTTAACCTGTTGAGGGCGATCTGAGCCGCTGAGGCTCCTCCTGCCTCCTCCAGCTTCTCTCCCAGCTCCTCCAGTTCTCTGGCAATGTCGTTCCTCTGACGTTCCGCCTTGGAACGCCATGCCCGCTCCGCCTCCAGcgcctcctccagctcctcaaTACGAGTCTGAGGAGGgcaagtacaaaacaaactatagcagcagcagtgaagaagctgaagctgAATAAGAGCCTCTCTGCACCAACCTGAAGCTCTTTGATCTTCTTATGAAGCTGAGCAGCCAGACTCTGCTCATCCTCCACTTTTGACTGAAGCTGCACCAACTCAAAGTCTTTCCTTTAGAGAAgggggaagagagagaaaagcattGATGGTAATAAAGTACCCTTTTTTCAGTTAAAATGAGCCCTTTCAGCTTAACATTTATATTCCAAAGCTCTGGACATTTCTCCTACTTTCTCAGTCTCTCCTCCAGCTCTTCCTTCTGGTTTTCCAGGTCCCGCACTGAGTCCATGGACAGCTTCAGATCCCCCTCTAATTTCCGTTTGGTTCGTTCCAGATCGGTCCGCACCTTCTTCTCCAGCTCCAGCGAAGTCTCAACCTGCACATGAGTTAGAAACCAGTAATAACAGTAGAGAACATTACAGGTCTTTTCTGGACCAGTGCGTGCTAAACAAGCTTTCAAAAGTTGGTTGCAGAAATTCTGAAAGTGCCAAAATCTGCCAAAAGCCCAAACCTGTGATGTCCACTTGAAGCTGGCTCCAAAAGTAAGTCAAAGCTGTAACACACTCCTGTGTTGAAATTTCCAGCTTTACAGCAGAGTTAAACATGTTGGCTCTCTATCGTGATGCTGTATGAGTGAAAATTTTATCCACTCGTTTGGATTTTGTTAAGGCTTAAGGTTGGGGTGAGATGCTAATgaccagctaatgctagcaagtttgaaacaaacacagacacatttctgctaattaaataacagaaaagtaAAATACTAGAATTTAAGGGAATTCATATGAAGATTTTTCTCAAcactaaaactcaaaaacaaatgaaaaagttACCTGAATAAACTTCAGGTTCAACCAGTCGTCTCAAGCTGCTCATCCTTCTACTCGAGCGCCACAAATAACAGTTTATTATTACAGCCTAATGTCAGACATTCCAGGAATATCTTTCCTTACACTGTCCACTTGCTGCTCCAGTCGAGCTTTGGCCTTGGCCAGCATGTTGACTTTGTCCTCCTGCGCCTGGAGGTCATTCAATGCCTGCTGGTGAGCTTCCAGCAGGGCAGCCTTCTCTCTGCTCAGAGATGCGATGGATTCATCTAGAACAGACATCTCCTGTGATAGGTTCTTCACCTGcatggagagaaaaaacaaacattattcTATGAGTGAGGGAAGTGATGGAAAGCAGCACTGACATAGTCCTTTTTGGGGAACAAACCTTGTTCTCAACCCCATGTCTCTCTTTCTCCACTTTAGCCAGGGTCATCTCCAGGTCATCCACGTCTCTCTTCAGCGATAACACCTCGTCCTCCAGCTGACGCTTCTTGGACGTCAGCGTGGAGCTcacctcctcctcgtcctccagGCGCTCCTGCATCTCCTTCAGCTTTGACTCCAGAGAGATTTTAGACTGAATCAGCTGGTTGCAGCGGTCCTCGGCATCCATCAGGTTGTCCTGCTCCTGGATTGTTTGGATACAAAAAGTAATTGAAATATATGAGGCCAGTCTGTATATCAGTGGCTAACAGCTGTATTATGGACAGGGTATATTAAAAATTATGAATAGGTGCATAAAATTCTTGTATAATGGACTACACTGTATATAGCGTGACTAAAATTGTGCTCTTATGACAGCACGTTCCATGATAATGACTAACTGGATTACCAAAACAATGACAGTTTTTTATTGGTGGGTGCTTAAACCCACAGAGGGTTTGCTGAGACTAAAAAAAGCACCCAGAATAAAAGGAATCAACATATTTTAAATAGCAAAGCAGGAATATTATCACTATGACCTCAGCGAGCGAGAACGCACGATTACAATGACAAAAAGAAATCTCGAGCAGAACTAAGCTGGGTCTTCTACCAGTGGGCAGATGTGGGGCCAAagataaaaaagagatttataGAGACTATGAACAATAAACAGGACAAAACACAAGCTCATGCAGAAAGTAAACCTTTGTTAACCTTTTAATGACCACCAGGTTTCTGCCCTTATTGACTCAGTTCTCTGTTTTCTATTATTCCGTGATCCTGCTGTAAGGATCCTGATTTGAAGTTGGCACTGCTcctttaaatttctttgtgGCTTACTGCTTGAAGCTGAAGAGCCAGGTCATTTTTCTCCTGAACCAAAGCCACCTGCCGCTCCTCCGCCTCCTTCCGCTTCACCTCCGACctgatgaaaaaaacaaaatggcagAACATCAGACGTCTGTGTGCGTGCAGCTCATTTCAGTCTGTAGCCCCGATTCAAGCGCAGGCGGATTAACAGACCTGCCGTAGGCCTCTTTTAGTTTCTTGAACTCTTCGTTCAGAGCGGCCAGTTCCTTCTCTACCTGGGCACTCCTGAGCAGCGGACGGAGCTTATAGAACAACATCATCCACGGCCAAGTCCTCACTGAGAAGAATGCCCTGATGGCAAACTGGATCACCATCGCAGCGTCCCTGAGAGGAAGAAGAATTAAAAATCACATCAGCCCAAAAAAACAGGTGATGAGAgtcaaaacaacagcaacatgcTGCACTACGCAAAGTTTAAACATCTTGGCGTGGTCATATATTCATGATACTCTGTAGaggctgcttttctttcttacaaATACAACTTCCTCCTTCCTTCTGATCAACCTCTCTGGCATCAGCACTCCTTTGTACTGATATGTTGTCATTCATTCCTCTGATAGATGTGATATTGACCTTTGCAGCATCAGTTTCTGTCGCTCCATCCTCATGAGCTTCCCTCTGCATATGGCCTGAACGGTGGTGAGGATCTGAGACAGACGGTTGTCCCTCATGTCCTCCAACTGACCCAACAGACCCGCCTTAAAGAACACCTGAGACGAAGCAACGGGACCATCAGCTTAACTCCAAGAACTGAGGTATCAAAAGCAGGGTTAACATGAGTTTGTTGTACCTTTGTGTGTCCAAACTTGTACTGGCTGTGGTCTATTTCAAGAGAGCCCAGCAGTTTCTCCACAGCCTTCCTGTTGTCCACAAATGAGTCCTCTGGAATAGCAGAAGGGTTCAAGATACGATAActgggaagaaaagaaaattccaTTATTGAAGAGCAATATGAAAATAGTAGATgaagtaaataaatatgtgttAGATATGGGACTCACCGCTGTCTGAACTCAGCGTACAGGATGCGGTTCGGAAAGCCCTTCCTGCAAATCCTGATCCCCTCAAGGACCCCGTTACACCTCAGCTGATGGAGGACCAGGAAGGGATCCATCACACCTGGAAAAACAAAGGAAGGCATctcaaaaaataattttaacagTGCAGTCTGGTGCAGTTATTTGGGGCATGGCAAGGAACTATAATTTCCTTTTGTCAGTGCAATTTAAAAgtgtgtcagtgtcagtgtaAAAGCCATTACTTCAGATGGTTTCTTTACAAAAGTACATTGAGCATTACGCTAAAACcaaactgaaacagaaactgCATCAACAAATGCATGTAGACATAATATGGCTGTTGTGACTTGTAAAGTAGTGCTAACAATATCTTTGGTAATATTTCTGGCACGAGACAATAAAATCACCTTTAGTGGTGCCAACGTGAAAAACACCACCACATACAGACCATTCATTTAGCAAGTTTATTTTTCTGGGTGAGGACGACTACTGGACAGAGACCAGCCGTCAGTAGATACCAGGGTTCATGGGTTTACCTGGATTCTTGCTCTCATTGGGGATTATGCAGCGCACAAAGTGAGGTTGAGTGCTGCGAAGGTTAGCCATCAGCTTATTAAGATTTTCCTGTAATAAACACACAGTTAGTTGAAACCTCTGTCATAATGTACAGCAGGGGCTAAAGGGTCACATGACAAACTGAGACTGTTGTGGAGGCTCTCTCAGATAAACTTATAAAGAGATCAAATTAAGCTTATTGGTTAGGCCCTCCAATGACACTCCCAGTTTCTCCTGTGGCACCTTGGGAAAatgaattgcccacccctggtgtaCTGTAATAGTGTCTCAGGGGAAGCTGCCAGTCACACCCACCTTGTGCAACTGTGACACAGTTTGGAAAGAAGCTgctttcttcctcctctgttTGGTTTCAGCCTTCGGATCAATagctaaaataacacaaaaaagcaAGACTCAATCCCAACACACTCATATACTTGAATTCATTTTTATAGTAAAACGgttttcaataaatatttagtgcagctgttttttttacgCATATCCGAGCTGACGTAGTTCTCAAAAAGTCCAGCCATCAGTTTGTTGGAGGATTTCTGGAAGAGGGCCACCACCGTCTCATTCAGAGGATCTCTGTTCTTGTCCAGCCAGCCTGTGATGTTGTACGGCACCTACAACACACACCAGtcagttcagctttttacacCAAATCTTTAATGTGACATCAACCTTGGCCAGATCTAACTTGAGAGAGAAAGGCGTTGCATTCAAAGCTTATTTGCATGACAGACGCTCTCAGGTCAAAGAAAATGTCCAGATGTTAGCTTGTAGATGTACCAGATGTTTTTCCCACCTCATTTTATGTCAATCAACAGTATCCTTTATTCTCACTGATAGTTGTTTTAACTGCTTACCTCAAAGCTGAGATAAGTTTTAACTGTTGAGCCATCCAGTTCACATTGCTAGCCGTTAGTTTCCTTGTTGTCATTACAAGTAACCGAATTTCACTGATGTTCTGTGGCCACTTTGCTGCTGAGCTCTTCTAGCCACTGGTTTCCCATATGACTTAAAGCATAACTATGGTCCCATATAATAAATAACTGGATGTGCTAAAATCCATTTATACCAAATTAAAATAtcataagatttatttttttgtcaacTCAAGCCTTGAAAAACCATGCTGAGAATATCACACAAAAATTCTGTCCATGTTTATATCTTTAGGATTTTTTGTGTTCCTTATTCAAAGTCACACCCGACCAATTCCCATCCCGACGTTCCCTCCCCAGCAACATTCTACATGTCCAGAGTTTCAACCCAAGCTCAAGTGTAAAATCCAAAGCTTTATGGCTTCACCTGAAAAGGCCAACGTGaccaacaacagaaaaaagtgaCTCTATGAAAGGATACCCACCACTCCAGCATAGTGAACCAACTCAAAGTGCGTCTCATATTTGCGCTTCTTGTCTAGACGCGGCCGCTGGAAGTTAGGTGACTTCCCTAGATGGTTGTCGTAAAGTTTGGTTTTAAAGCTGTGGTCCGTGGCCTTGGGGAACATACATTCCTCCTCCATGATGGACAGAATACCCATTGGCTGGACAAAGGAGCTCTAATTAATTCACTTCATATTCACATAGGCTTCATATTGCAATCATCCAACACAATCCAtgtaacacacaaacataccTTCTCTATGAGGTCTATGCAGGCCTGTAAGTCCAAACCAAAGTCTATGAAGGTCCACTCGATGCCTTCAGCCTTGTACTCTTCCTGCTCCAGGATGAACATGTGGTGGTTAAAGAACTGCTGCAGCTTCTCATTGGTGTAGTTGATGCACAGTTGCTCAAAGTTATTGAACTGCAAACAGAAATGAACCATATTTTTGAAGTTACTGATCAAAAGATGTTTAACTCTGCAAAATGACAGTAAGCCAGATGAGCTTCTGCTTGGCGAGTGACACCAAACGAGACAAATCTTTTCTCTGAAAAGCTGTCTGCTACTGTTTCCTGTGCTGAGTTTTAGCTGACATCTAGGATATCCTTCTGTATTTCAggacttttattttaatgattGCGCACTATTTTTACAGTAGCATTTATTTTCAGAACATATATTTGGTGTCACTGGAAAGACCTGGACCTTGGCTGGATTTGAGAGTTGCTGAATGTGTTTCTTTGTATTTCCTTTGTACCTCAAAAATCTCAAATCCGGCGATGTCCAGGACACCGATGAAGTACTGACGAGGCAAAGAAGTGTATAAGGACGAGTTGATACGACCCACCAGCCACTTAAACATGCGGTCATAGGTGGCTTTGGCCAGGGCGGCCACTGCATAGTTGACCTACACACAAAACATGACCTGTTAGGCTTCCTGGAACCAAAGATAAACATGTTTGGAAATTTACAGTTAAGTTTATGTAGTAAGACAGAAAACTTTGATCACCTGTTCTACAGTCTGTCCTTTAACAATAAGCTCATTTCCCACTTTCACTCGGGGATTCAGCAGGCCTTTCAGCAGGTCAGCAGAGCTGATGCCCATCAGGTAAGCTGCCTTATCTGCACCttaacacacacaacacatgcAAGTAATTATCTGAGGTCTCTACCAGTACAGACTAGACATATATTTCACAGTTatacaaaaagataaaaaaaaaaaaagtaatgatCTGCTCAATTGAATGCCAGGTAGTTATAAAGATCAACTACAATGGACCATTTGCAACTGATAATTGTGGCAGCTCAGCCACAAGTTCATAATACATCCTCTGAGGTTGTGTATTGTGAGATTTGGGTGAGGTCTGCTGTTTCCATGTTAGTCCTAGCTCATGACCTTTGGCCCACAATTGGTATTGCATTGGTACAGTCTGTACCTTAACCaagaaattgaaattgaaaaagtaatttttgctaaaaagacaaaaaggaccAAAACTCTATATTGTTGCTTCGTTATCTTTTCATCATATCCCACCAAAATCTGAAGAGCTTGTGACTTCATGGTGACTTGCAACTTGGCAGTATAGCATTGGCAGTAAAAGGCGGGTTTACCTGcatttgtctgctttaataacacactgtgagacaacaGAAAGCTTTCTGTAAAGCTCTGCCCAAAATCTCTGCCAGGCAGCATCACTTGCACCCATTATACAAACTAACTGTTGTGTCTTTGATCACATGGTGTTTAAGCGGGTCATACTCTCTGTGCCGTCCGCTTCAGCCTGttcttctctctgtttcttcttaAACTTCATGTTACCGAAGTGCATGATGGCTCCAACGATTTTGTAGCAGCCGTACTTCTCCTCTGGAGTGAAGCCCAGCGTGTCCATGGcatgctgcacacaaacagattaaagtttacacacaccatcagaGAGAGACTTTTCTTTGAGACGCTGTGTTCATCTTACATCGGTGAGCCTCAGTTCCTCTCCGTCACTGATGCCCTCCACTGTGGTCACACCCTGAGAGCAGAAGTGGTAGTCGTAGGGGTTGGTGGTCACCAGCAGCATGTCTGCGTCACACATCatgaaattatgttttattagttagttagttagttagttatcATAGTTAACCCTCTCTTTCTTCCCACGCTCCTCAGACTGTAAATggcatgtttttatattttgtgtggTTACATTTCATAATGCTATTGTTCAGTTATTTGGTACGCAGAGGCAAAGATAGAAAACTATAATAGTTGCCTCATTGTGTTAGGTTCAGTGATAGTTTTTTAGgatggagtgcccactccgggtcagggactagaccctgccccaagtggaggagtttaagtatctcggggtttTGTTCacaagtgatgggagaagggagcgggagatcgacagacggattggtgcagcggctgcagtgatgcggatgctgtaccggtctgttgtggtgaagagagagctgagtgtaaaagcgaagctctcaatttacctgtcaatctacgtccctaccctcacctatggtcacgagctgtgggtagtgaccgaaagaacgagatcatgAATACAAGCGATGGAAATGGgtttcctctgaagggtggctggcctctcccttacagatagggtgagaagttcggccattcggtaggggctcagagtagagccactgctcctctacatcaaaaggagccagttgaggttgttcgggcatctgataaggatgcctcctgggcgcctcctgggtgaggtctTCTGG is from Oreochromis niloticus isolate F11D_XX linkage group LG20, O_niloticus_UMD_NMBU, whole genome shotgun sequence and encodes:
- the LOC100707717 gene encoding myosin-7B, with product MSRFLDMAEFGEAARYLRLTNLEQLAAKAQAFDGTKRVWMPDETEAYTEVEIRELNGDKTTVETKDGRFLIVKEDDLQPMNPPKFDMIEDMAMLTHLNEASVLFNLRRRYSMWMIYTYSGLFCVTVNPYKWLPVYTPEVVTAYKGRRRADMPPHIYAIADNAYTDLLQNRENQSMLITGESGAGKTVNTKRVIQYFAIVAALGENVKKGGSLEDQIIEANPAMEAFGNAKTIRNDNSSRFGKFIRIHFGPTGKLASADIDIYLLEKSRVVFQQPGERSYHIYYQILSNHKPELQDMLLVTTNPYDYHFCSQGVTTVEGISDGEELRLTDHAMDTLGFTPEEKYGCYKIVGAIMHFGNMKFKKKQREEQAEADGTESADKAAYLMGISSADLLKGLLNPRVKVGNELIVKGQTVEQVNYAVAALAKATYDRMFKWLVGRINSSLYTSLPRQYFIGVLDIAGFEIFEFNNFEQLCINYTNEKLQQFFNHHMFILEQEEYKAEGIEWTFIDFGLDLQACIDLIEKPMGILSIMEEECMFPKATDHSFKTKLYDNHLGKSPNFQRPRLDKKRKYETHFELVHYAGVVPYNITGWLDKNRDPLNETVVALFQKSSNKLMAGLFENYVSSDMPIDPKAETKQRRKKAASFQTVSQLHKENLNKLMANLRSTQPHFVRCIIPNESKNPGVMDPFLVLHQLRCNGVLEGIRICRKGFPNRILYAEFRQRYRILNPSAIPEDSFVDNRKAVEKLLGSLEIDHSQYKFGHTKVFFKAGLLGQLEDMRDNRLSQILTTVQAICRGKLMRMERQKLMLQRDAAMVIQFAIRAFFSVRTWPWMMLFYKLRPLLRSAQVEKELAALNEEFKKLKEAYGRSEVKRKEAEERQVALVQEKNDLALQLQAEQDNLMDAEDRCNQLIQSKISLESKLKEMQERLEDEEEVSSTLTSKKRQLEDEVLSLKRDVDDLEMTLAKVEKERHGVENKVKNLSQEMSVLDESIASLSREKAALLEAHQQALNDLQAQEDKVNMLAKAKARLEQQVDSVETSLELEKKVRTDLERTKRKLEGDLKLSMDSVRDLENQKEELEERLRKKDFELVQLQSKVEDEQSLAAQLHKKIKELQTRIEELEEALEAERAWRSKAERQRNDIARELEELGEKLEEAGGASAAQIALNRKREADFLKLRRELEEAGLHHEATAATLRKKHSDMVTELSEQIDALQRVKQKLEKEKAEFRLEADDLAASVEQLSRSKAAVEKMCRVYEDQLNESRSRADELQRQLSEVNAQKARAVTETTEYRRRLEERDATIAQLQRLKVGVCQNVEDMKKQLEEESKARVALAHAVQASRHDCSLLREQLEEEQEAKAELQRALSTANSQGVQWKAKYETDAVLRIEELEEAKKKLVVRLQTLEEVAEASQAKCSSLEKTKQRLQIEMEDLMVQLERSNAAALALDKRQRTFDMVLSDWKLKFDECQMELEASQKESRSLSTELFKLKNCYEEALDQLETIKRENRNLQEEIMDLTDQISQEGKTIHELERMKKILDVEKSDIKAALEEAEGTLEHEESKILRYQMELEQIRAEMDRKISEKEEEIDSLRGSQQRSLETMQANLEAEIRHRSEAVRLRKKMESDLNEMEVQLGNANRQQAESQRIIRHLQTQVKEQQVELEDKVQLTNQLREQIALLERRCSLMSAEEEELRGVLEQTDRARKMAEHELVEVSERVNLLATQNAGLMNQKKKLEADLSVLTGEVDEAMQESRNAEEKAKKAITDAAMMAEELKKEMDSSTMLERMKRNMESTVKELQVKLDETEQMALKGGKKQLHKLETTVRALQTELTLEQKKSEEYQKGVRRYERKVKELTYQSEEDKKTLLRMQELIERLQAKVKSYKRQAENAEEQVSCTAIRFRKVQHELDEAEERADIAETTVNKLRIRTREQTSKVAVITE